Proteins from a genomic interval of Salinarchaeum sp. Harcht-Bsk1:
- a CDS encoding cation:proton antiporter subunit C — protein sequence MLEVLANRYAYVLFALLLGIGLYMMVSSRNLVKKVIGLNLFQTALFLFFIASAYVAGGQAPIVEKGSEATYVSPLPHVIVLTAIVVGIALTAVALALLVRIYTEYGTLEEDVLQEVRHDE from the coding sequence CTGCTCGAGGTCCTCGCCAACCGCTACGCGTACGTGCTGTTCGCGCTGCTGCTCGGCATCGGCCTGTACATGATGGTTTCCAGTCGCAACCTCGTCAAGAAGGTGATCGGATTGAACCTGTTCCAGACCGCGCTCTTCCTCTTCTTCATCGCCAGTGCTTACGTCGCTGGCGGGCAGGCGCCCATCGTCGAGAAGGGCAGCGAGGCGACGTACGTCAGCCCGTTGCCCCACGTCATCGTCCTGACTGCGATCGTCGTCGGGATCGCGCTGACCGCGGTCGCCCTCGCGCTCCTCGTCCGGATCTACACCGAGTACGGGACGCTCGAGGAAGACGTCCTCCAGGAGGTGCGCCACGATGAGTGA
- a CDS encoding MnhB domain-containing protein, with the protein MSNDRGADGNGAETGEASQSSTNRAAGRAMGADDTYVESQVIMTTVRVVAPFAFTYGLFLTFHGGGSPGGGFQGGAVIGTTVLMIAFAFGIEPTRDWLSNRVVVGLASGGVLAFALIGLVPLLVDGRFLEHAVFDEEFGLYHGKKYALEGVEIVGIAPIVAAIVIGLFFAIAAGFTGDVDAWHPAGPEGPPGTETTPGAGGGEAGATAAGDGSDRDAATGGEQS; encoded by the coding sequence GTGAGTAACGATCGTGGCGCAGACGGGAACGGGGCCGAGACCGGTGAGGCCAGTCAATCCTCGACGAATCGAGCCGCCGGGAGAGCGATGGGGGCCGACGACACGTACGTCGAGAGCCAGGTGATCATGACGACGGTGCGCGTCGTCGCGCCGTTCGCCTTCACCTACGGCCTGTTCCTGACCTTCCACGGCGGTGGCTCGCCCGGCGGCGGGTTCCAGGGCGGCGCCGTGATCGGCACGACCGTGTTGATGATCGCGTTCGCGTTCGGGATCGAACCGACCCGCGACTGGCTCTCGAATCGCGTGGTGGTCGGACTCGCCAGCGGCGGCGTGCTCGCCTTCGCACTGATCGGACTCGTTCCGCTCCTGGTCGATGGGCGCTTCCTCGAGCACGCCGTGTTCGACGAGGAGTTCGGCCTCTACCACGGGAAGAAGTACGCGCTCGAAGGCGTGGAGATCGTCGGCATCGCGCCGATCGTCGCGGCGATCGTGATCGGCCTGTTCTTCGCGATCGCCGCGGGATTCACGGGCGACGTCGACGCCTGGCATCCCGCGGGACCGGAGGGACCACCCGGCACCGAGACGACCCCTGGCGCGGGAGGCGGCGAGGCTGGTGCCACTGCCGCCGGGGACGGCTCCGATCGAGACGCGGCTACCGGAGGTGAGCAGTCGTGA
- a CDS encoding DUF4040 domain-containing protein: MTPGALELALFGFVLGTALATAAFKDVLAAIIVFAAYSLGMAIYYAVLLAPDVAMTEAAIGAGVTTLLLLLTIAKTVRPGREKLLEEVHLPGLLIVGTFTGAILVTVTSFPAIGATDAPIWSNPEVSQYYLEEAYHDTGVENVVTAVLAGYRGFDTFGEAVVVFAAGVASLVVLHSEVFTRE, translated from the coding sequence GTGACGCCCGGTGCCCTCGAACTCGCACTGTTTGGATTCGTCCTCGGGACCGCGCTCGCGACGGCGGCGTTCAAGGACGTACTCGCGGCGATCATCGTCTTCGCCGCCTACAGTCTCGGGATGGCGATCTACTACGCCGTCCTGCTGGCGCCCGACGTGGCGATGACGGAAGCCGCGATCGGTGCGGGCGTGACGACGCTGCTCCTCCTGCTCACGATCGCGAAGACCGTCCGGCCAGGTCGCGAGAAACTCCTCGAAGAGGTCCACCTTCCGGGGCTGCTCATCGTCGGCACGTTCACGGGAGCGATCCTGGTGACCGTCACATCGTTCCCGGCGATCGGCGCCACCGACGCGCCGATCTGGTCGAACCCCGAGGTCTCCCAGTACTACCTCGAGGAGGCTTACCACGACACCGGCGTCGAGAACGTCGTGACGGCCGTCCTCGCGGGCTACCGGGGCTTCGACACATTCGGCGAGGCGGTCGTGGTCTTCGCCGCCGGCGTCGCGTCGCTGGTCGTACTTCACTCGGAGGTGTTCACTCGTGAGTAA
- the mnhG gene encoding monovalent cation/H(+) antiporter subunit G gives MEELRAIAIVALVLVGLFFTVVSTVGVLRLPDVYSRAHTASQADTLGAGFALAGVALAIGVDATAIKTVLLLFFIFVTNPTAAHAIARAAHEEGIEPWTTGDGADGATAPPSTDGDRSTIEEGGDRA, from the coding sequence ATGGAGGAACTCCGCGCCATCGCGATCGTCGCCCTGGTGCTCGTGGGCCTGTTCTTCACGGTCGTCTCCACCGTTGGCGTCCTACGATTGCCCGACGTCTACTCCCGTGCGCACACCGCCTCGCAGGCGGACACCCTGGGTGCTGGCTTCGCACTCGCCGGGGTCGCGCTCGCGATCGGCGTCGACGCGACGGCGATCAAGACCGTCCTCTTGCTGTTTTTCATCTTCGTGACCAACCCAACGGCGGCCCACGCGATCGCTCGTGCCGCCCACGAAGAGGGGATCGAGCCGTGGACGACGGGCGACGGTGCCGACGGTGCCACGGCCCCGCCGTCCACCGACGGCGATCGGTCGACGATCGAGGAAGGGGGTGACCGCGCGTGA
- a CDS encoding monovalent cation/H+ antiporter complex subunit F — translation MAILLLYRVVRGETMQDRVLAVNVIGTSTVVVLALLSVGLDEESLLDIALIYALLNFLTAVAISKFTVDRGGVI, via the coding sequence ATGGCGATTTTGCTGCTCTACCGGGTGGTTCGCGGCGAGACCATGCAGGACCGGGTGCTCGCGGTGAACGTCATCGGAACGAGCACGGTGGTCGTGCTCGCGCTGCTCTCCGTCGGCCTCGACGAGGAGTCGCTGCTCGACATCGCACTCATCTACGCGCTGTTGAACTTCCTGACGGCGGTAGCCATCTCGAAGTTCACCGTCGATCGCGGGGGTGTCATCTGA
- a CDS encoding monovalent cation/H+ antiporter subunit E, with protein sequence MSEHSGGRDHDAPGAAVDVLVPVAPSATLRETVEYVVDSTLERVESAAGGSSSDEDSGPQADSRPSDAPDAETPPAPASPPPAIHFVYVHAPDEFDPDDETPALDDADELLDRVRVWAEEDAGGEEYLDVHTGHVGSDRYLFSPADVAAALIDAARERGVERIVLDPEYDPGVGAPLLRPLTYELSRDSTLTIEEAPVQQQVRRAPLVGRSSARRIGTLLGLSFLFYQVLAGAFSAFDLVTGGITAIVVAGSLSRISFGRDPTLTDTPLRVARGILYLPYLFWEILVANVAVAAVILDPRRVIDPQMTRIRPAVYGALPITSLANSITLTPGTLTVRVQGRELLVHTLIPGAREDLFDGSLERAIRFVFYGRRAMRIDSLRDRDAAEVVTGPAPSTDASRVDGQDGSGGDQQ encoded by the coding sequence ATGTCCGAGCACTCCGGCGGCCGCGACCACGACGCCCCAGGAGCCGCTGTGGACGTGCTCGTCCCGGTCGCCCCGTCGGCGACGCTTCGGGAGACCGTCGAGTACGTCGTCGATTCGACCCTCGAGCGAGTGGAATCGGCAGCAGGGGGTTCGTCCAGCGACGAAGATTCCGGCCCACAGGCGGATTCACGGCCGTCGGACGCTCCCGACGCCGAGACGCCGCCAGCGCCGGCGTCTCCGCCGCCGGCCATTCACTTCGTCTACGTACACGCCCCCGACGAATTCGACCCCGACGACGAAACGCCAGCACTCGACGACGCCGACGAGTTGCTCGATCGGGTCCGGGTCTGGGCCGAAGAGGACGCCGGTGGAGAGGAGTACCTCGACGTTCACACTGGACACGTCGGCAGCGATCGATACCTGTTCAGCCCGGCCGACGTCGCTGCCGCACTCATCGACGCTGCGCGAGAGCGCGGCGTCGAGCGAATCGTCCTGGATCCGGAGTACGATCCGGGCGTCGGCGCGCCACTCTTGCGGCCGCTCACCTACGAACTCTCTCGGGACTCCACGTTGACGATCGAGGAGGCACCCGTCCAACAACAGGTCCGCCGTGCACCGCTCGTCGGTCGGTCGAGCGCCCGTCGGATCGGCACCCTCCTCGGGCTATCCTTTCTCTTCTACCAGGTACTCGCCGGCGCCTTCTCTGCGTTCGACCTCGTCACCGGCGGGATCACGGCAATCGTCGTCGCCGGATCGCTCTCCAGGATCTCCTTCGGGCGCGATCCCACGCTCACCGATACGCCACTCCGCGTCGCCCGGGGGATCCTCTACCTCCCCTACCTGTTCTGGGAGATCCTGGTCGCCAACGTCGCCGTCGCCGCGGTCATTCTCGATCCGCGCAGAGTCATCGATCCGCAGATGACCCGAATCCGCCCTGCTGTGTACGGTGCGCTCCCGATCACCTCGCTCGCGAACTCGATCACGCTCACGCCGGGAACGCTGACCGTCCGCGTGCAGGGCCGCGAACTGCTCGTGCACACGTTGATCCCCGGCGCTCGCGAGGACCTCTTCGACGGCTCGCTCGAGCGAGCGATCCGGTTCGTCTTCTACGGCCGTCGCGCGATGCGCATCGATAGCCTCCGGGATCGGGACGCTGCAGAGGTCGTCACGGGCCCAGCCCCCTCGACCGACGCCAGTCGCGTCGATGGCCAGGACGGTTCGGGAGGTGACCAGCAGTGA
- the coaBC gene encoding bifunctional phosphopantothenoylcysteine decarboxylase/phosphopantothenate--cysteine ligase CoaBC, which produces MLEGVNVALGVTGSIAAVRTVELAHELRRRGAEVRAVCTHASTGIVNPWALEFATGRDPVTEITGAVEHVELCGRDGWADVLLIAPATANTIGKMAATIDDSPVTTCATTALGADVPVVVAPAMHEPMYDHPGVPQAIGTLESWGVAFVDPRIEEGKAKIATEDAIALATARAAFTDADEDTLRGESIVVTAGATAERVDPVRVLTNRSSGKMGRAVARACYVRGANVTVVHGPVGPRPFSNSGANPKADDTGVPYARLVEVDDSEAMLEALEDAIADADALVAAAAVGDYTTPKHADKLRSGESRSLDLEPTPKLIDGAREAEPSLPIVGFKTETSGDDDAMVAAARAIMERADLDLVVANDASVMGADETRALFVDSVEDVDGSPVSSVSGSKAAVGERIADRVAALLA; this is translated from the coding sequence ATGCTCGAGGGAGTGAACGTTGCACTCGGCGTCACGGGCAGCATTGCCGCAGTTCGCACCGTGGAACTCGCCCACGAACTGCGCCGCCGCGGCGCCGAGGTACGGGCCGTCTGTACCCACGCGTCCACCGGCATCGTCAATCCGTGGGCGCTCGAGTTCGCGACAGGTCGCGATCCCGTCACGGAGATCACCGGTGCCGTCGAACACGTCGAACTCTGTGGCCGCGACGGCTGGGCCGACGTCCTGTTGATCGCACCGGCCACGGCCAACACGATTGGCAAGATGGCCGCCACGATCGACGATTCTCCTGTGACGACGTGTGCGACGACGGCCCTCGGGGCGGACGTTCCCGTGGTCGTCGCGCCCGCGATGCACGAGCCAATGTACGATCATCCCGGCGTCCCGCAGGCCATCGGCACCCTCGAATCCTGGGGCGTCGCGTTCGTCGATCCCAGAATCGAGGAGGGGAAGGCCAAGATCGCGACCGAGGACGCGATCGCGCTGGCGACGGCGCGGGCCGCGTTCACAGACGCCGACGAGGACACGCTCCGGGGCGAATCGATCGTCGTCACCGCCGGTGCCACAGCCGAACGAGTCGACCCGGTCCGGGTACTAACGAACCGTTCCTCGGGCAAGATGGGCCGCGCCGTCGCCCGCGCTTGCTACGTTCGTGGAGCGAACGTAACCGTCGTCCACGGCCCCGTCGGTCCACGACCGTTCTCCAACTCGGGGGCGAACCCGAAAGCGGACGATACGGGAGTCCCTTACGCGAGGCTGGTCGAGGTCGACGACTCCGAGGCGATGCTCGAGGCCCTCGAGGACGCCATCGCCGACGCCGACGCGCTCGTCGCGGCTGCCGCCGTCGGTGACTACACGACGCCAAAGCACGCCGACAAACTCCGGTCGGGCGAATCGCGGTCGCTCGACCTCGAACCGACGCCGAAGCTCATCGACGGCGCACGCGAGGCCGAGCCGTCCCTCCCGATCGTCGGCTTCAAGACCGAGACGAGCGGTGACGACGACGCCATGGTGGCTGCCGCGCGAGCGATCATGGAGCGCGCCGACCTCGACCTCGTCGTGGCCAACGACGCGAGCGTCATGGGAGCCGACGAGACGCGTGCGCTGTTCGTCGATTCGGTCGAAGACGTCGACGGCTCGCCCGTCTCGAGCGTGAGCGGCTCGAAGGCTGCTGTCGGCGAGCGAATCGCCGATCGGGTCGCTGCGTTGCTCGCCTAG